One Papaver somniferum cultivar HN1 chromosome 10, ASM357369v1, whole genome shotgun sequence genomic window carries:
- the LOC113316996 gene encoding pentatricopeptide repeat-containing protein At3g60050-like: MNLMVLFSRRNSMGISHYHRYVSRLFLCDASSSSFRNNNIDENVSDITADDFKKSAKTSFGFDSDGQNVFEETLLGVSSYNDSDDDSEECLWSRRRPFSDIVVDVDRILRVLQQDRPSFDTILALDKLRLNVCSKIVREVLVKISKRFSASKVRCARLVYEFFMWSARQESYRHTSNEYNLAIKVCAECEMYSTIEELLDEMMKSGCRTTARTFNLVMYNSGNVRNARRLLLRFLNSKTFYCGPFRLSCNAILHSLLVMKQYKLIEWFYRRMRFEGHSPDTLTYNIILCTKIRLKKWGQFHDLHCEMIKNGFLPDLHTYNIILYMHGKADNKHLAIEVLNSMREEGCDPSVLHFTSLIYGLSRAGNLEACEFFLDEMIKIGCMPDVVCYTVLVTGYVVKGHLEKAQETFDEMIVKGQLPNVFTYNSIIRGLCNAGKFCEAHSMLEKMEFRGCNPNFVVYRTLLISLRSAGRFSEADEILGLMVKKGFKRYKLYQSDRSSKS, from the coding sequence ATGAATCTTATGGTTCTATTTAGTCGTAGAAACAGTATGGGCATTTCGCATTATCATCGCTATGTTTCACGATTATTCCTTTGTGATGCTAGTAGTAGTAGTTTCAGAAACAACAATATTGATGAGAATGTATCTGATATTACTGCTGACGACTTTAAAAAAAGTGCAAAAAcgagttttggttttgattctgATGGACAAAATGTTTTCGAGGAGACACTTTTAGGGGTTTCCTCTTATAATGATAGTGATGATGATTCTGAGGAGTGTTTATGGTCGAGAAGGAGGCCGTTTTCTGATATTGTAGTGGATGTTGATAGAATTTTGAGAGTACTTCAACAAGATAGGCCTAGTTTTGATACTATATTAGCACTTGATAAGTTACGGCTCAATGTTTGTAGTAAGATAGTTAGAGAAGTTCTTGTAAAGATCTCGAAAAGGTTTAGTGCGAGTAAAGTAAGGTGTGCGCGCTTGGTATATGAGTTCTTTATGTGGTCAGCGAGGCAGGAAAGCTACAGACATACATCGAATGAATATAACTTAGCGATTAAGGTATGTGCTGAGTGTGAGATGTACTCGACTATAGAGGAGTTATTggatgagatgatgaaaagtggTTGTAGGACTACAGCAAGAACTTTTAATCTCGTGATGTATAATAGTGGCAACGTGCGTAATGCGAGGAGATTACTTTTGCGGTTTTTGAATTCTAAGACGTTTTATTGTGGGCCATTCAGACTTTCATGTAATGCCATTTTACATTCTCTTCTTGTGATGAAACAATACAAATTGATAGAGTGGTTTTACAGACGGATGCGTTTTGAAGGTCATTCCCCAGATACTCTGacttataatattattttatgTACAAAGATTAGATTGAAAAAGTGGGGTCAGTTTCATGACCTGCATTGTGAGATGATTAAGAATGGGTTTCTTCCAGACCTCCATACATATAATATCATTCTGTATATGCATGGAAAAGCAGATAACAAACATTTGGCGATTGAGGTCTTGAATTCCATGAGAGAAGAGGGTTGTGATCCTAGTGTTCTTCACTTCACCTCATTAATATATGGCTTGAGTCGGGCTGGAAATCTGGAAGCATGCGAGTTTTTTCTCGATGAGATGATAAAGATAGGTTGCATGCCTGATGTAGTTTGCTATACAGTTCTGGTTACAGGATATGTTGTGAAGGGCCATCTAGAGAAGGCTCAGGAAACGTTTGATGAGATGATTGTCAAGGGGCAGTTACCCAACGTTTTTACATACAATTCTATAATCCGTGGGCTTTGCAATGCGGGGAAGTTTTGTGAGGCACATTCCATGCTTGAGAAAATGGAATTTAGAGGTTGCAATCCGAATTTTGTAGTGTACAGGACTCTGTTGATTAGTCTGAGAAGTGCTGGAAGATTTTCCGAAGCTGATGAAATACTAGGACTGATGGTGAAGAAAGGATTCAAGAGGTATAAGTTGTATCAAAGTGACAGATcaagcaaaagttga